One Setaria viridis chromosome 3, Setaria_viridis_v4.0, whole genome shotgun sequence DNA window includes the following coding sequences:
- the LOC117849747 gene encoding uncharacterized protein, with translation MSSSMVSSKTSLPAAAGYGGDGEGGSVDAASSAARVTSCLYLHPGAGTLDRDAVLRRIRHRRRHNRLRDTLRSMLQAPPPPPQEPENMDGGAAERQLPWPLDDAFSAP, from the coding sequence ATGTCGTCCTCCATGGTGTCGTCCAAGAcctcgctgccggcggcggcggggtacGGTGGTGACGGTGAAGGCGGCAGCGTCGACGCTGCTTCCTCGGCGGCGCGGGTGACGAGCTGCCTGTACCTGCACCCCGGCGCGGGGACGCTGGACAGGGACGCCGTTCTGCGCCGCATCCGCCACCGGAGGCGCCACAACCGCCTCCGCGACACGCTGCGCTCCATGctgcaggcgccgccgccgccgccgcaggagccgGAGAAcatggacggcggcgccgccgagcggCAGCTCCCGTggccgctcgacgacgccttCTCCGCGCCGTAG
- the LOC117849746 gene encoding uncharacterized protein, with amino-acid sequence MKGATIPAVAIMPSPLFLWRFKAILFLLWGLCCCKIGWDSVMRMSADLRDLFLYEAFLYYNPLLLVALMIWLWGVNLWVFAQSSVNYAKVFDLAQTHLSHREIWRCATWLTLIVPTSMTAYLYLYSHGEVSLAASQPVLLYAILLIILFSPFDMFYISSRFYFLRTVLRIILPLQAITFPDFFLADIFTSMSKVFSDLERSVCRMVNRQVATIAWFEADSICGSHSIAIPLVLVFPYLCRFFQCLRQYRDTKEKACLLNALKYSTAVPVIFLSALKYHVFPEQWVGFYRPLWLISSVINSLYSFYWDIKRDWDLSILTRIFMFKNPSIWTNLLYGQNWVFYWVLGSNLVLRCTWTYKLSAHLRHNYLTLFTIAALEILRRWQWVFFRVENEWNKMTAKQNLEMSSDMPSEGDRLLDSSNHTV; translated from the exons aTGAAGGGCGCGACGATCCCCGCGGTCGCGATCATGCCCTCGCCGCTTTTCCTCTGGCGGTTTAAG GCTATATTGTTCCTCCTATGGGGCTTATGTTGTTGCAAG ATAGGTTGGGACTCAGTTATGAGAATGAGTGCTGATCTGCGAGACTTATTTCTTTATGAGGCTTTCTTGTACTAtaatcctcttcttctcgtg GCCTTGATGATTTGGTTATGGGGAGTAAATTTATGGGTCTTTGCGCAATCATCGGTCAACTATGCTAAAGTTTTTGATCTTGCGCAAACACATTTATCTCACCGAGAGATATGGAGG TGTGCTACTTGGCTGACTTTAATTGTCCCCACAAGCATGACAGCTTACCTATATTTGTACTCACATGGAGAAGTATCTCTTGCAGCATCTCAACCA GTTCTCTTGTATGCTATCCTTCTGATCATCCTCTTTTCCCCTTTCGATATGTTCTACATATCATCACGCTTTTACTTTCTGAGGACAGTGTTGCGTATAATACTGCCTTTACAA GCAATTACATTCCCTGACTTCTTTTTGGCTGATATTTTCACATCCATGTCAAAG GTGTTCTCAGATCTGGAGCGTTCAGTTTGTCGCATGGTTAATCGTCAG GTTGCGACTATTGCTTGGTTTGAAGCAGATTCTATTTGCGGCAGTCACTCCATTGCTATTCCTCTTGTCCTCGTATTTCCCTACTTGTGCCGTTTCTTCCAATGTCTCCGACAGTACAGGGATACAAAGGAGAAGGCATGTCTCTTGAATG CCCTCAAGTACTCAACAGCAGTTCCAGTGATTTTCCTTTCGGCTCTCAAGTATCATGTATTTCCTGAGCAGTGGGTTGGCTTTTACCGCCCCCTCTGGCTTATCTCTAGTGTTATAAACTCTTTGTATTCCTTCTACTGGGATATAAAGCGAGATTGGGATTTGAG CATCCTAACCAGGATTTTCATGTTCAAAAACCCAAGCATATGGACTAATCTTCTCTATGGGCAGAACTGG GTATTCTACTGGGTACTTGGCAGCAATTTGGTTCTGCGCTGTACATGGACATACAAGCTCTCGGCACATCTTCGACACAACTACCTGACATTATTCACCATAGCAGCACTGGAAATACTGAGACGGTGGCAGTGGGTGTTTTTCCGAGTTGAGAACGAGTGGAACAAGATGACAGCCAAGCAAAACCTGGAGATGTCATCTGACATGCCATCGGAAGGAGACAGGCTACTGGATTCTAGTAACCATACAGTATGA
- the LOC117848397 gene encoding uncharacterized protein isoform X2 → MNNQVGSNHQKNLNVVYQDLTKDQGLSRFDSENLLDVSTTVFPLKGIMDPTKLVHLKTIPSENGLKTVENSSDSLLDMVSESPLAGKVKFMCSFGGKILPRPSDGKLRYVGGETRLISINRNFSWKELMQKTLTICSQPHIIKYQLPDEDLDALISLSCDEDFQNMMEEYDNLEKANGSVRLRIFLVSLTECEDPSLDSKSLESEPEYHFVVAVNNLARLDRSISGNNLTSHSNHQLDNSPVPYGDSPLCQTNTQTGAKDSLGAALNESSSQFFLAPYTQQMVVESSTTPSPCSGQQRTKQQSRMQPPADESTTNVNRSEVCNSSNLKAMPPGHINKKQNDADKSIGIGSPMQHPHIQRQVKGLAGNDSDLIPCTNYGISTPVEASLYSEKASVHPENAGWAPGQQEHTAQILGMTHAFSDPLLKNLNDVPASNMSLPAGSYITQSFSHKICQSNELERTSKTRPAFECVKPPDIARTDEPNFLVSNHIHQRYDQGVIGPDSSQPPVSSQHEILSSNVTQKGHDGGPVVQQQDKSAGPSDAPWSNFVDAGLIYPTHGARLSSYELDALESSVPKPMRATDHSLSYLLNVSQGGGNSNHGSHIEKPNSGLIDYGTTGYVHGNDKVAPEPHKVFPINTSEAFVLQRTMVNVESSVHQNGNVCQSSVHNSGLATTPHVGLIDTDLSMNLHGNGGLPLSSSQNPIIDGVPRREDPHHDWGNITCPEVVIGFDHTIITNESMKLPHRMHDNGHMNVPVIVEDVTDNMPSGIPSSSSVIPQVVIAAEERQEVIMSSQKDDDTRSNGAEFANEDHDGAVDGSISDAAVAELEASMYGLQIIKNGDLEELRELGSGTFGTVYYGKWRGTDVAIKRIKKSCFAGRSSEQEKLTNDFWREAQILSKLHHPNVVAFYGVVPDGTGGTLATVTEFMVNGSLRNVLLRKDRSLQNA, encoded by the exons ATGAATAACCAAGTTGGTTCCAACCACCAGAAAAACTTGAATGTGGTCTATCAGGATCTGACCAAAGATCAAGGTCTTAGTAGGTTTGACTCTGAGAACCTGTTGGATGTCTCAACTACTGTTTTTCCACTGAAAGGCATTATGGATCCTACAAAATTGGTTCATCTGAAGACCATACCATCTGAAAATGGACTCAAAACAGTTGAAAATTCAAGCGATAGTCTGCTTGATATGGTTTCTGAAAGCCCACTTGCCGGAAAAGTCAAGTTCATGTGCAGCTTTGGTGGGAAAATCTTGCCAAGGCCAAGCGATGGAAAGCTCAGGTATGTGGGTGGGGAGACACGCCTCATCTCCATTAACAGGAACTTCTCGTGGAAAGAACTCATGCAGAAAACTCTCACAATCTGTAGTCAGCCTCATATCATCAAATATCAGCTGCCTGATGAGGATCTTGATGCATTGATATCTCTTTCATGTGATGAGGATTTTCAGAATATGATGGAAGAATACGACAATCTTGAGAAGGCCAATGGCTCAGTTAGACTAAGGATATTTCTTGTTTCTCTGACTGAATGTGAGGATCCATCATTGGATTCAAAGAGCTTGGAGAGTGAGCCGGAGTACCATTTTGTTGTTGCTGTCAACAATCTTGCACGACTGGATCGGAGCATCAGCGGCAACAATTTAACGAGCCATTCGAACCATCAATTGGATAATTCTCCAGTTCCTTATGGAGACTCACCTCTGTGTCAAACCAATACACAAACTGGAGCCAAAGATTCTCTTGGAGCAGCTCTTAACGAGTCTTCCTCTCAGTTTTTTCTTGCTCCATACACACAACAAATGGTTGTGGAGTCATCAACTACTCCATCCCCCTGCTCAGGTCAGCAGAGGACGAAGCAACAGTCTAGGATGCAACCCCCTGCAGATGAATCCACCACGAATGTGAATAGAAGTGAGGTTTGCAATAGCTCAAATTTGAAAGCCATGCCTCCAGGCCATATAAACAAGAAGCAAAATGATGCAGACAAAAGCATTGGAATTGGATCTCCCATGCAACATCCTCATATTCAAAGGCAGGTAAAAGGTTTGGCTGGAAATGATAGTGACTTGATTCCATGTACCAACTATGGTATTTCTACTCCAGTGGAAGCATCCCTGTATTCTGAAAAGGCCTCTGTGCATCCAGAGAATGCAGGATGGGCACCTGGGCAGCAGGAACACACTGCTCAAATTCTAGGCATGACTCATGCCTTCTCTGATCCTTTGCTAAAGAATCTCAATGATGTACCTGCATCCAATATGTCATTACCTGCTGGTTCCTACATAACCCAATCATTTTCCCACAAAATATGCCAAAGTAATGAGTTGGAGAGAACAAGTAAGACTAGGCCTGCATTTGAATGTGTTAAGCCCCCTGACATTGCTCGTACAGACGAACCAAATTTCCTTGTTTCTAATCATATTCACCAACGGTACGATCAAGGAGTTATTGGCCCAGACAGTTCACAGCCACCAGTATCTTCTCAACATGAAATTTTGTCCAGTAATGTGACACAAAAAGGTCATGATGGTGGTCCTGTAGTTCAACAGCAGGATAAAAGTGCAGGTCCAAGCGATGCTCCCTGGAGCAATTTTGTTGATGCTGGGTTAATTTACCCCACACATGGTGCAAGGTTGTCCTCATATGAGTTAGATGCTCTAGAAAGTTCAGTTCCAAAGCCGATGCGTGCTACTGATCATTCCCTTTCATATCTTCTTAATGTTTCCCAAGGAGGGGGGAATTCAAATCATGGGTCACACATAGAGAAACCTAATTCAGGGCTTATAGATTATGGAACTACTGGCTATGTGCATGGAAATGATAAAGTTGCTCCAGAGCCCCATAAAGTGTTTCCTATAAACACTTCTGAAGCTTTTGTATTGCAAAGAACAATGGTCAATGTAGAATCCAGTGTGCATCAGAACGGTAATGTGTGCCAGTCATCAGTGCATAACTCTGGTTTGGCTACCACTCCACATGTTGGGCTGATTGATACTGATCTGAGCATGAACTTGCATGGCAATGGTGGCCTCCCATTGTCTTCATCTCAAAATCCAATTATTGATGGTGTTCCTAGGAGAGAGGATCCGCATCATGATTGGGGCAATATCACCTGCCCTGAAGTAGTAATTGGATTTGACCATACCATCATCACTAATGAAAGCATGAAGCTACCACACAGGATGCACGATAATGGTCATATGAATGTGCCTGTTATAGTTGAGGATGTGACTGATAACATGCCATCAGGCATTCCATCATCCAGCTCGGTTATTCCTCAGGTTGTAATAGCTGCTGAAGAACGACAAGAGGTGATTATGTCATCACAAAAGGACGATGATACTAGGAGCAACGGTGCAGAGTTTGCTAATGAG GATCATGATGGAGCTGTAGATGGGTCCATTAGtgatgctgctgttgctgaACTTGAAGCCAGCATGTATGGATTGCAG ATCATTAAAAATGGTGACCTCGAGGAGCTCCGTGAATTGGGATCTGGGACATTTGGAACTGTATACTATGGAAAGTGGCGAGGAACTGATGTTGCTATCAAACGTATTAAGAAAAGCTGTTTTGCTGGGCGATCATCTGAACAAGAGAAACTT ACCAATGACTTTTGGAGGGAAGCACAGATTCTCTCAAAGTTACATCATCCAAATGTTGTTGCTTTCTATGGTGTGGTCCCTGATGGAACTGGAGGAACATTAGCAACTGTGACAGAATTCATGGTGAATGGATCACTAAGAAATGTTCTTTTAAGGAAAGACAG ATCTTTGCAGAATGCTTGA
- the LOC117848397 gene encoding uncharacterized protein isoform X1 produces MNNQVGSNHQKNLNVVYQDLTKDQGLSRFDSENLLDVSTTVFPLKGIMDPTKLVHLKTIPSENGLKTVENSSDSLLDMVSESPLAGKVKFMCSFGGKILPRPSDGKLRYVGGETRLISINRNFSWKELMQKTLTICSQPHIIKYQLPDEDLDALISLSCDEDFQNMMEEYDNLEKANGSVRLRIFLVSLTECEDPSLDSKSLESEPEYHFVVAVNNLARLDRSISGNNLTSHSNHQLDNSPVPYGDSPLCQTNTQTGAKDSLGAALNESSSQFFLAPYTQQMVVESSTTPSPCSGQQRTKQQSRMQPPADESTTNVNRSEVCNSSNLKAMPPGHINKKQNDADKSIGIGSPMQHPHIQRQVKGLAGNDSDLIPCTNYGISTPVEASLYSEKASVHPENAGWAPGQQEHTAQILGMTHAFSDPLLKNLNDVPASNMSLPAGSYITQSFSHKICQSNELERTSKTRPAFECVKPPDIARTDEPNFLVSNHIHQRYDQGVIGPDSSQPPVSSQHEILSSNVTQKGHDGGPVVQQQDKSAGPSDAPWSNFVDAGLIYPTHGARLSSYELDALESSVPKPMRATDHSLSYLLNVSQGGGNSNHGSHIEKPNSGLIDYGTTGYVHGNDKVAPEPHKVFPINTSEAFVLQRTMVNVESSVHQNGNVCQSSVHNSGLATTPHVGLIDTDLSMNLHGNGGLPLSSSQNPIIDGVPRREDPHHDWGNITCPEVVIGFDHTIITNESMKLPHRMHDNGHMNVPVIVEDVTDNMPSGIPSSSSVIPQVVIAAEERQEVIMSSQKDDDTRSNGAEFANEDHDGAVDGSISDAAVAELEASMYGLQIIKNGDLEELRELGSGTFGTVYYGKWRGTDVAIKRIKKSCFAGRSSEQEKLTNDFWREAQILSKLHHPNVVAFYGVVPDGTGGTLATVTEFMVNGSLRNVLLRKDRMLDRRRKLTIAMDAAFGMEYLHSKSIVHFDLKCDNLLVNLRDPQRPICKVGDFGLSRIKRNTLVSGGVRGTLPWMAPELLNGSSSRVSEKVDVFSFGIVLWEILTGEEPYANMHCGAIIGGIVNNTLRPPIPENCDPDWRKLMEQCWSANPDVRPSFTEVTDRLRAMPPVLQSRGQAPGNR; encoded by the exons ATGAATAACCAAGTTGGTTCCAACCACCAGAAAAACTTGAATGTGGTCTATCAGGATCTGACCAAAGATCAAGGTCTTAGTAGGTTTGACTCTGAGAACCTGTTGGATGTCTCAACTACTGTTTTTCCACTGAAAGGCATTATGGATCCTACAAAATTGGTTCATCTGAAGACCATACCATCTGAAAATGGACTCAAAACAGTTGAAAATTCAAGCGATAGTCTGCTTGATATGGTTTCTGAAAGCCCACTTGCCGGAAAAGTCAAGTTCATGTGCAGCTTTGGTGGGAAAATCTTGCCAAGGCCAAGCGATGGAAAGCTCAGGTATGTGGGTGGGGAGACACGCCTCATCTCCATTAACAGGAACTTCTCGTGGAAAGAACTCATGCAGAAAACTCTCACAATCTGTAGTCAGCCTCATATCATCAAATATCAGCTGCCTGATGAGGATCTTGATGCATTGATATCTCTTTCATGTGATGAGGATTTTCAGAATATGATGGAAGAATACGACAATCTTGAGAAGGCCAATGGCTCAGTTAGACTAAGGATATTTCTTGTTTCTCTGACTGAATGTGAGGATCCATCATTGGATTCAAAGAGCTTGGAGAGTGAGCCGGAGTACCATTTTGTTGTTGCTGTCAACAATCTTGCACGACTGGATCGGAGCATCAGCGGCAACAATTTAACGAGCCATTCGAACCATCAATTGGATAATTCTCCAGTTCCTTATGGAGACTCACCTCTGTGTCAAACCAATACACAAACTGGAGCCAAAGATTCTCTTGGAGCAGCTCTTAACGAGTCTTCCTCTCAGTTTTTTCTTGCTCCATACACACAACAAATGGTTGTGGAGTCATCAACTACTCCATCCCCCTGCTCAGGTCAGCAGAGGACGAAGCAACAGTCTAGGATGCAACCCCCTGCAGATGAATCCACCACGAATGTGAATAGAAGTGAGGTTTGCAATAGCTCAAATTTGAAAGCCATGCCTCCAGGCCATATAAACAAGAAGCAAAATGATGCAGACAAAAGCATTGGAATTGGATCTCCCATGCAACATCCTCATATTCAAAGGCAGGTAAAAGGTTTGGCTGGAAATGATAGTGACTTGATTCCATGTACCAACTATGGTATTTCTACTCCAGTGGAAGCATCCCTGTATTCTGAAAAGGCCTCTGTGCATCCAGAGAATGCAGGATGGGCACCTGGGCAGCAGGAACACACTGCTCAAATTCTAGGCATGACTCATGCCTTCTCTGATCCTTTGCTAAAGAATCTCAATGATGTACCTGCATCCAATATGTCATTACCTGCTGGTTCCTACATAACCCAATCATTTTCCCACAAAATATGCCAAAGTAATGAGTTGGAGAGAACAAGTAAGACTAGGCCTGCATTTGAATGTGTTAAGCCCCCTGACATTGCTCGTACAGACGAACCAAATTTCCTTGTTTCTAATCATATTCACCAACGGTACGATCAAGGAGTTATTGGCCCAGACAGTTCACAGCCACCAGTATCTTCTCAACATGAAATTTTGTCCAGTAATGTGACACAAAAAGGTCATGATGGTGGTCCTGTAGTTCAACAGCAGGATAAAAGTGCAGGTCCAAGCGATGCTCCCTGGAGCAATTTTGTTGATGCTGGGTTAATTTACCCCACACATGGTGCAAGGTTGTCCTCATATGAGTTAGATGCTCTAGAAAGTTCAGTTCCAAAGCCGATGCGTGCTACTGATCATTCCCTTTCATATCTTCTTAATGTTTCCCAAGGAGGGGGGAATTCAAATCATGGGTCACACATAGAGAAACCTAATTCAGGGCTTATAGATTATGGAACTACTGGCTATGTGCATGGAAATGATAAAGTTGCTCCAGAGCCCCATAAAGTGTTTCCTATAAACACTTCTGAAGCTTTTGTATTGCAAAGAACAATGGTCAATGTAGAATCCAGTGTGCATCAGAACGGTAATGTGTGCCAGTCATCAGTGCATAACTCTGGTTTGGCTACCACTCCACATGTTGGGCTGATTGATACTGATCTGAGCATGAACTTGCATGGCAATGGTGGCCTCCCATTGTCTTCATCTCAAAATCCAATTATTGATGGTGTTCCTAGGAGAGAGGATCCGCATCATGATTGGGGCAATATCACCTGCCCTGAAGTAGTAATTGGATTTGACCATACCATCATCACTAATGAAAGCATGAAGCTACCACACAGGATGCACGATAATGGTCATATGAATGTGCCTGTTATAGTTGAGGATGTGACTGATAACATGCCATCAGGCATTCCATCATCCAGCTCGGTTATTCCTCAGGTTGTAATAGCTGCTGAAGAACGACAAGAGGTGATTATGTCATCACAAAAGGACGATGATACTAGGAGCAACGGTGCAGAGTTTGCTAATGAG GATCATGATGGAGCTGTAGATGGGTCCATTAGtgatgctgctgttgctgaACTTGAAGCCAGCATGTATGGATTGCAG ATCATTAAAAATGGTGACCTCGAGGAGCTCCGTGAATTGGGATCTGGGACATTTGGAACTGTATACTATGGAAAGTGGCGAGGAACTGATGTTGCTATCAAACGTATTAAGAAAAGCTGTTTTGCTGGGCGATCATCTGAACAAGAGAAACTT ACCAATGACTTTTGGAGGGAAGCACAGATTCTCTCAAAGTTACATCATCCAAATGTTGTTGCTTTCTATGGTGTGGTCCCTGATGGAACTGGAGGAACATTAGCAACTGTGACAGAATTCATGGTGAATGGATCACTAAGAAATGTTCTTTTAAGGAAAGACAG AATGCTTGACCGTCGGAGAAAACTTACCATTGCTATGGATGCGGCATTTGGGATGGAATACTTGCACTCCAAAAGCATAGTGCATTTTGATTTGAAATGCGATAACTTACTTGTTAACCTGAGAGATCCTCAGAGGCCAATCTGCAAG GTTGGAGACTTCGGCTTGTCAAGAATTAAGCGCAACACTTTAGTTTCTGGTGGTGTACGTGGCACTCTTCCATGGATGGCACCGGAGCTATTaaatggcagcagcagcagagtgTCGGAGAAG GTGGATGTTTTCTCATTTGGTATTGTTTTATGGGAAATTTTGACTGGTGAGGAACCATACGCTAATATGCATTGTGGTGCTATCATAG GCGGTATTGTCAATAACACTCTCCGGCCTCCAATACCTGAAAACTGTGACCCCGATTGGCGAAAGCTGATGGAACAATGTTGGTCGGCCAATCCTGATGTCCGGCCCTCATTCACCGAGGTCACCGACAGGTTACGAGCCATGCCACCAGTGCTTCAGTCGAGAGGACAGGCTCCGGGGAACAGATAA